The following are from one region of the Natronosporangium hydrolyticum genome:
- a CDS encoding hydantoinase/oxoprolinase family protein produces the protein MSNSKFRLAVDIGGTFVDAMAFDPQTSTLRFEKAPTTPSRPAEGVLDAVGKLAVDLADVELFIHGTTLGLNAVLERRGDTTGIITNDGFRDVFLIGRGDVPPEHMYNFQFQRPPSLVRRRHTAGVVGRLNHRGEVVTELDPASVRAAARTLVEEQGVRSIAVCFLHSFIDPSHEQRAAQLIREAYPEVSVSVSTDIVREYREYERTSTTVLDAYLRPIFERYVDALAAGLAEQGFDSRFLIMRSGGGAMTAATARTSPTHTVLSGPAGGIAGAAYLAELLGRDDLLTFDVGGTSLDTCVIERGTAVAAFQSHLEQFPLLIPAYDIRTIGAGGGSIAWLDRGLLKVGPQSAGAEPGPVCYGRGGTQATVTDAAVVLGYLDPDRFLSGQMSLDADAAQDAITRQVAEPLGRSPIEAAAGIYDVALARTVGAVRQITVERGHDPREFSLLAYGGAGPLLAPLLAREMGIREVVVPLAPGGFSAWGMLSADIVDDFSRTVMAPLTEDAVPRLAEVFAEVEQRAAESLLAQQVPAQRAALERSLELRYQGQEHSMVVPVGSDLDAAAIRGSFEELHRARYGHTMDNPLQVLHVRVRAVGRTDRPELAKHPAGDGDPARALRGHRDAYDFGRRAVTSFAVYDRGRLAPGDRFAGPALVDEGTATTVVVSGQQVAVDGYGHLLIGEENQ, from the coding sequence GTGTCTAACTCGAAGTTCCGGCTCGCCGTCGACATCGGCGGGACCTTCGTCGACGCCATGGCGTTCGATCCGCAGACCAGCACGCTGCGGTTCGAGAAGGCGCCCACCACGCCTTCGCGCCCGGCCGAGGGCGTGCTGGACGCGGTCGGCAAACTGGCCGTCGATCTGGCCGATGTCGAACTGTTTATCCACGGCACCACGCTCGGGCTGAACGCGGTCCTGGAGCGGCGCGGGGACACCACCGGGATCATCACCAACGACGGGTTCCGGGATGTCTTTCTGATCGGTCGGGGTGATGTTCCCCCCGAGCACATGTACAACTTCCAGTTTCAGCGACCGCCGAGTCTGGTGCGGCGCCGGCACACCGCGGGCGTCGTCGGCCGGCTCAACCACCGCGGTGAGGTGGTGACCGAGCTGGACCCGGCCAGTGTCCGGGCGGCCGCCCGCACGCTGGTGGAGGAGCAGGGGGTGCGGTCGATCGCCGTCTGCTTCCTGCATTCGTTCATCGACCCGAGCCACGAGCAGCGGGCGGCGCAGCTGATCCGGGAGGCGTACCCGGAGGTGAGCGTCTCGGTCTCTACCGACATCGTGCGCGAATACCGGGAGTACGAGCGGACCAGCACCACCGTCCTCGACGCGTACCTGCGGCCGATCTTCGAACGGTACGTGGACGCGCTCGCCGCCGGCCTGGCCGAGCAGGGCTTCGACTCCCGGTTCTTGATCATGCGTTCCGGCGGGGGCGCGATGACCGCGGCGACCGCGCGGACCTCGCCGACCCACACCGTGCTCTCGGGGCCGGCCGGCGGGATCGCCGGCGCCGCCTACCTCGCGGAGCTGCTCGGCCGGGACGACCTGCTCACCTTCGATGTGGGCGGAACCTCGCTGGACACCTGTGTGATCGAACGGGGCACCGCGGTCGCCGCCTTCCAGTCCCATCTGGAGCAGTTCCCGTTGCTGATCCCGGCCTACGACATCCGCACCATCGGCGCCGGCGGCGGCTCGATCGCCTGGCTCGACCGTGGGCTGTTGAAGGTGGGGCCGCAGAGCGCGGGGGCCGAGCCGGGCCCGGTCTGCTACGGCCGCGGCGGCACCCAGGCCACCGTCACCGACGCCGCGGTGGTGCTCGGATACCTGGATCCGGACCGTTTCTTGAGCGGGCAGATGAGCCTCGACGCGGACGCGGCCCAGGATGCGATCACTCGCCAGGTGGCCGAACCACTCGGCCGGTCGCCGATCGAGGCGGCGGCCGGCATCTACGACGTGGCGCTGGCCCGGACCGTCGGCGCGGTTCGGCAGATCACTGTGGAGCGGGGCCACGACCCGCGGGAGTTCAGCCTGCTCGCCTACGGCGGCGCCGGGCCGCTGCTGGCGCCGTTGCTCGCTCGGGAGATGGGCATCCGGGAGGTGGTGGTGCCGCTGGCGCCGGGCGGCTTCTCGGCGTGGGGCATGCTCAGTGCGGACATCGTCGACGACTTCTCCCGAACCGTGATGGCGCCGCTGACCGAGGATGCGGTGCCGCGGTTGGCTGAGGTCTTCGCCGAGGTCGAGCAGCGCGCCGCGGAGTCGCTGCTGGCGCAGCAGGTGCCGGCGCAGCGGGCGGCGCTGGAACGGTCGCTGGAGCTGCGCTACCAGGGCCAGGAACACTCGATGGTGGTGCCGGTCGGCAGCGATCTCGACGCCGCCGCGATCCGCGGCAGCTTCGAGGAGCTACACCGGGCCCGGTACGGGCACACGATGGACAATCCGTTGCAGGTGCTGCACGTGCGGGTGCGGGCGGTGGGCCGTACCGACCGGCCCGAGTTGGCGAAGCACCCGGCGGGCGACGGCGACCCAGCGCGGGCGCTGCGCGGTCACCGCGACGCCTACGACTTCGGGCGGCGAGCGGTCACCTCGTTCGCGGTCTACGACCGGGGCCGGCTGGCCCCTGGTGACCGGTTCGCCGGGCCGGCGCTGGTCGACGAGGGCACGGCCACCACCGTGGTGGTCAGCGGACAGCAGGTTGCGGTGGATGGCTACGGCCATCT